A genome region from Brassica oleracea var. oleracea cultivar TO1000 chromosome C2, BOL, whole genome shotgun sequence includes the following:
- the LOC106324279 gene encoding glutamic acid-rich protein-like, translating to MDPKQPVVLQLLESLKDSYMSNDFKTCQQLLGQLKDIVDQKASLDGTDNEQQQLGELSNPPLDMKSVDPSLWEVEDAEDDQDQELDDYNKIPYDAEWIAKTNCVEYPATIDVKEDNKEEDNAKEDEEEDDHSGAEEDEEYVVDEESSEEDEEDDAEKDEDYEVDEEEDDDSGSEEDEEIQQPLRRSSRIKNVK from the exons ATGGATCCCAAGCAACCAGTGGTTCTGCAGCTTTTAGAGAGCTTGAAAGATTCATACATGAGCAATGATTTCAAGACATGTCAACAGTTGTTGGGTCAGCTCAAG GACATTGTGGATCAAAAGGCAAGTCTTGATGGAACAGATAATGAACAACAACAACTTGGAGAATTGAGCAATCCTCCTCTTGACATGAAGTCAGTCGACCCCAGTCTTTGGGAGGTAGAGGATGCAGAGGATGATCAGGATCAAGAGCTTGATGACTATAACAAGATCCCTTATGATGCAGAATGGATCGCCAAAACCAATTGCGTGGAGTACCCTGCAACTATCGATGTCAAGGAAGATAATAAAGAGGAGGATAATGCAAAAGAGGATGAAGAGGAGGATGATCATTCTGGCGCAGAAGAGGATGAAGAGTATGTAGTGGATGAAGAGAGCTCAGAAGAGGATGAAGAGGATGATGCAGAAAAGGATGAAGATTATGAAGTGGATGAAGAGGAGGATGATGATTCTGGCTCAGAAGAAGATGAAGAAATCCAGCAGCCTTTACGTCGATCATCGCGGATCAAGAATGTTAAGTAG
- the LOC106324280 gene encoding uncharacterized protein LOC106324280 translates to MVMHRLVRILRRKGRSYDDRLLFSAIEKYKQVLKRLDDKLRSKKNVSEKNGFMRETIEPNIYDLWKSIFDEEAKETTYTLKEIRNSIISGIFDPISGKPIHRKIRALPSHTPYILGIDFPKQELKEEVVKLGIELSLLVAQSMFFMRDDDYRSTLWFYLKLWIDATKDRDQDSPVAERLLYVNYDIKPKDKEFENDDARWVQSKVIRTTRKDFAAGIRDLDRLVTILRGEGSYSDGREITSRIEEALKRIDDKLRCTKKNSEENGFAREVMESNILEVWRSLFDKNAKEAWKPRVMRRIVSLTDICKPLLEKTL, encoded by the exons ATGGTTATGCATAGGCTTGTTAGGATTCTCAGAAGAAAAGGTCGGTCTTACGATGATCGACTTTTATTTTCGGCTATTGAAAAATACAAGCAAGTGTTGAAGAGGCTAGATGATAAACTGAGGTCTAAAAAGAATGTTTCGGAGAAGAATGGGTTTATGAGGGAGACCATAGAGCCTAACATTTATGACTTGTGGAAGTCTATCTTTGATGAAGAAGCTAAAGAAACAACATATACTCTGAAGGAGATAAGGAATAGCATTATTAGCGGCATCTTTGATCCTATTTCAGGCAAACCAATCCATAGAAAGATAAGGGCACTGCCCTCACATACTCCTTATATTTTGGG GATTGATTTTCCAAAGCAAGAACTGAAAGAGGAGGTTGTGAAACTGGGAATTGAGCTCTCTCTACTTGTGGCTCAATCGATGTTCTTCATGCGTGATGATGACTATCGCAGTACGTTGTGGTTCTACCTTAAGTTATGGATAGATGCAACAAAGGACCGTGATCAGGATAGTCCTGTGGCAGAACGACTGCTTTATGTTAATTATGATATCAAACCTAAGGATAAAGAATTTGAGAATGATGATGCCAGATGGGTCCAATCGAAAGTGATCAGAACTACTAGGAAGGATTTTGCGGCAGGAATCAGAGATCTAGATCGCCTTGTTACAATTCTTAGAGGAGAAGGAAGCTATTCAGATGGCCGAGAGATTACATCTAGAATTGAAGAAGCGCTGAAGAGGATAGATGACAAGTTGAGGTGTACCAAAAAAAATTCAGAGGAGAATGGGTTTGCCAGGGAAGTGATGGAGTCTAACATTTTGGAGGTGTGGAGGTCTCTCTTTGACAAAAACGCGAAGGAAGCATGGAAACCCAGAGTGATGAGGAGGATCGTGTCTCTCACCGACATATGTAAACCTCTATTAGAAAAGACATTATAA